The window ATACTATCCATAAAGATACTGTATATATTATACCACATGATTTAGTACATGATAAGATAAATTAGGAGCTTAAATTCTCTGTGTTCGACCCTAGACTTACCATGAAACCTCTCTTCGCTTATAACTTTGGGAGATAgagaggaaaacttgtacaATCACGTTTACTTTTAGCAATCAAGCAACACATGAAtaagacaactttttttttttcgattaGCCATATTTAGTTGCCTAACAATCGATCAAGTAGAGTCTCTCATGTTAAATATACAAAGTCATACTTGAGTCCACAACACATAAgtgaaataaactaaattgatAACCATCAACCATCTCACTTCTACTAGGAACAATTATACACCTTTATCATGTTGTTATTCATCTCACTTCTAGTAGGAATGGTCGGGCAGCCTTACTCTGTCATTAGTGATCATACTTCTACTACGAACGACCGAACATCTTTACCGTATCATCGGTGATCTCACATCTAATAGGAACGATCAATAAAGTAAAGCTTGAGTCCACAACGATCTCACTTCTGCTAGAAACAATCAGGTATCTTCATAATAGCTCCCACCTATCTAGGATGGAGGTCTCCAAGATGGTGGTAGTGCAACTTTACCTGcgtttcttcaaaaaaatgaTGTTGTAGCGTCATATCGTTCCTACTAGAAATGAGATTATTGACGACATGTTAAATATATGAAGTCATACTTGAGTCCACATTGATCTCACTTCTACTAGAAATGATCGGGTATCTTTACTTTGTCGTCAACGATCTCATTTCTAGTAGAAACGATCAGACACTACAACAtcattattttgaagaaacgGAGGTAAAGCTGCACCACCACCATCTTGGAGACCACCATTCTAGATAGGTGGGAGCTACGTTACCATCATTTTGGAGAGGCGAAGCTACATCCCCATCATTTTGGAGAGGTGGTGTAAACCTTAGACCTAAGAACCCCCTAAGTCTTTCAAGAGCTTTGACTAGTCAAAGttataaaaagtcaaaatgttgacttttggttttgaaagtCAAACTTTTACcaactttatattcaaatgtgattatatttcaaaaaactaAACGTGGATTCATGCGCGAAAGGTCTAAATTAGTCAAGACAGACAAAATGGTAAAGAGTCAAAATGTTAACTTTTGACTTGAACTTTGACTCGAATGGTCAAATGACCATATATATTGCCCTTGGACTAACACTTGGTGGGACAAGTGTCTATATGAGATGTAAATCACTTACCCATTCAGTTCCACTATGGTTAGTGGAATGTTAGGtgttgaaatttgttaaaataattacatgcGTTTTTGCATGTAACTAAGTTGTTTGAAGATTTGacttaaaatgttaaaaagacttttgttttttttttttttttaaattttgacttacaaaattatacaaattattttctctctttcaaataGACCACCCATCATACACCAATACACTAGGAGAAGGAataggaaagagaagaaggaaggGAAGTTGGTTATGTAACCAACTGCAGGTGGGGACCACAGGTGAGTGGAGCGTCGACGCACGATCCACTGAGGGGGGACCACGGTAGGGGAGTGAGGGAgcgaatataaataaagaagagaaggaaaggagAGGGCACGATTTTGGTTGTCAAGAATCCTACTGTTTAATTCTTGAAAGATAGGATAGCAGGTGAGGGAGAGGGAGCCGTCGACTGAGAGAATTCtgtattttcttttgccaATTTTCATCTTAGTAATATCGCATATATTTCATCCTTCTATATTGAGAGTTGGAACGGTGAGGATCCATcaatttggtatcagagcccgTCGATCCAAAAAGTAGTGGGGAAATCATGGTTCAAACCAGAagtgaagagagaagagacaCACACGAACAATAACTCAACAAAATTCCGGTGATGGAGGAGAAAATTACTGTGATGTCGCAAAACATGGAAAACTTGCAGGCTCAAGTGGAGAAAACACACCAGATGGTGATGATCTTCATGGAGACGATGGCCAAGGAATGGGTACTAGCAAGCGGAAAAGGTATCGACTCGCCAATACAAGAAACATGGACGGGAAAAACGGTGGAGGGAGAAAGTTCAGAAAgtaaagaaacaacaaatggGACGACagaaaagaaggaagacgACGAAGGAGATGGCAATGAtcgaaacaaattcaaaaaagtaGAAATGCCTGTATTCGATGGAGATGACCCAGATTCATGGCTGTTCCGAGCAGAGAGATACTTTCAAATACACAAACTAACGGATTCTGAAAAACTTACGGTTGCCACAATCAGCTTTGAAGGACCCGCACTCAACTGGTATCGATCGCAGGAGGAAAGAGACAAGTTCACCTGCTGGTTAAATTTAAAGGAGCGATTACTAATTCGATTTCGATCATCCCGCGAAGGCTCCTTGTACGGCCGGTTCTTGCGAATTCAGCAGGAATCAAGTGTGGAAGAATATCAGAATCTCTTCGATAAGTGGGTGGCCCCATTATCGGATATTCCGGAAAAGATCGTGGAAGAGACATTCATGGGAGGATTGTTACCGTGGATTAAGGTAGAGATGGAGTTCTGCAATCCCGTGAGATTAGCCGAAATGATGAAATACGCGTAAATGGTGGAACAACGAGAGATCCGGAGGAGGGAAGCAAATTTACCAGGATATTCGGGAATGAAAATCTCAAATAGCAGCTATCCTACAACCAAAACATATGCTGGTTTAAAAGAACAGGGGAATAAGGAGAACACAGTATTTCCAATACGAACGATTACCCTGAGAGGATCGCCGGCGAAGGAGATTAAGAAAGAAGGACCCTCTAGACGACTCTCAGACGCTGAATTCCAAGCCAAGAGAGAGAAGGGACTCTGTTTTAAGTGTGATGAGAAATATTACTCCGGGCACAAATGCAAGGCGAAGGATATACGCGAGCTACGGATGTTTGTGGTCAGAGATGACGACGTAGAGGAAGAAATCATTGAGGAAGAcgaatatgataaaaaaaacttgagaGTCATGGAGCTGCAGCACGACCCGGGAGAAGTAGTAGAGTTATGTATTAACTCAGTAGTGGGATTGACAAATCCGGGAACCATGAAGATAAGAGGCACACTCCAAAGTAAGGAAGTCGTCGTGCTGGTTGACTGTGGAGCCACCCACAACTTCATATCCGATCGGCTAGTCAAGACACTGAAAATACCCACAAAAGACACTGCCAACTATGGGGTGATACTGGGGTCAGGAACAGCCATCAAAGGCAAGGGGGTGTGTGAAAAAGTAGAGTTGAACCTCATCGGGTGGACAGTCGTGGAGAATTTCCTACCACTGGAACTAGGAGGGGTAGATTTGATATTGGGAATGCAATGGTTACATTCCTTGGGAGTGACGGAGAAGGATTGGAGGAATCTAACCATGTCTTTCTTTCACAACAGTAGAAAAGTGGTGCTAAAAGGAGATCCAAGCTTGACTAAAACTCAAGTGAGTCTAAAAAATCTCACTAAATCATGGGTGGAAACGGACACTGGGTATCTGATTGAGTGCAGAACATTGGAGGCACGTCAAACTGAGATAAAAACTGAAGAGAACGAAATTGAACCGGAGGGCTTCAGGGCGGTTCTAACACAATATAAGGATGTCTTCGAGGAGCCTAAGGGACTGCCTCCCAGCAGGGATATTGAACACCATATACACATAAGGGGAGGAGCAGACTCGGTGAATGTCCGGCCTTATCGGTACGCATTCCAACAGAAGGAAGAACTGGAAAAACTGGTGGACGAAATGATGGCGTCAGGAATTATACGCCCTAGCACAAGTCCCTACTTCAGTCCCGTTCTCTTGgtcaagaaaaaagatgggAGCTGGCGATTCTGCGTGGATTATCGAGCACTCAATAACATAACCATCCCAGATAAGTTTCCTATCCCCGTTGTTGAAGAACTGTTTGATGAGTTGAACGGTGCCAGTTTATTTTCCAGAATAGACCTGAAGGCAGGTTATCACCAACTAAGAATGTGTAGTCGAGATATAGAGAAAACGGCCTTTAGAACTCACGAGGGTCATTACGAGTTCTTAGTGATGCCGTTTGGGCTCACAAACGCACCAGCAACCTTCCAGTCACTAATGAATTCTATTTTTAGGTTCTATATGAGGAAATTTG of the Cucumis sativus cultivar 9930 chromosome 3, Cucumber_9930_V3, whole genome shotgun sequence genome contains:
- the LOC116402457 gene encoding uncharacterized protein LOC116402457 codes for the protein MVEQREIRRREANLPGYSGMKISNSSYPTTKTYAGLKEQGNKENTVFPIRTITLRGSPAKEIKKEGPSRRLSDAEFQAKREKGLCFKCDEKYYSGHKCKAKDIRELRMFVVRDDDVEEEIIEEDEYDKKNLRVMELQHDPGEVVELCINSVVGLTNPGTMKIRGTLQSKEVVVLVDCGATHNFISDRLVKTLKIPTKDTANYGVILGSGTAIKGKGVCEKVELNLIGWTVVENFLPLELGGVDLILGMQWLHSLGVTEKDWRNLTMSFFHNSRKVVLKGDPSLTKTQNIGGTSN